The following nucleotide sequence is from Pagrus major chromosome 16, Pma_NU_1.0.
GAGAGCCTGGGCAAGAACAAAGTTCCTCATGGTGTCATCATGTTTTCCAGGTAATGTTTTACACAACCAACATGATTCAAATGGAATTAGTCAGTAAAGTGACCTGTGAGAGAAGAAAATGTCCCgtgcagtttttctttcattagcATGCATTCTAATAACTAAAAGTCATAggattttgcttgtttttgtgttgttgctgaATAGCTGTGATGTTAGAATATGTAtcaggtgaggagagagaaacaagcTAGATCCTCCGCTGCACACTTTCACCACGCAGCGACCGGAAGCTTGACTTGTTGCTTGGCGACAGACTGCAATAATCCAACAATTTACTTTGAGACAGCTGCCGCTAAATCAGAGACCAGCAGGAGAGATTTGTAGATGTATGATTTACAGATtgattttgtgtctgtgtggatgttTGGCAACCCATGCCATGTGTATACACCTATAGAACAGTGTGGTATTTGTCTGTGGTAGACTGTTTGAGCTGGACCCTGCGCTCCTCAGTCTTTTCCACTACAGTACAAACTGTGGCTCCACACAAGACTGCCTCTCCAGCCCTGAGTTCCTGGAACATGTCACCAAGGTGAGCTCTGTTCGCCGCATCGACCACTACAAGATTACAGTTTGTACTTGTGCATGGTTTTGAACACCCTCTGTTTGTGTATGATCACATGATCCTAGGTGATGCTTGTGATCGATGCAGCAGTCAGCCATCTGGACGACCTTCATTCCTTGGAGGACTTTCTGCTCAACCTTGGGAGGAAGCATCAGGCGGTTGGAGTGAACACCGAGGCATTTGCTGTATGATCAACCTTTCATAGTACAActctcaaaaaaataatttcacaacTGAATGAGCGGTGTAAAATatgttctttgtgtgtgtttgtgttctggttTGTTTTCGACTTCAGATGGTGGGTGAGTCCCTTCTCTACATGCTGCAGTGCAGTCTGGGCCAGGCCTACACGGCACCGCTGCGTCAAGCCTGGCTCAACATGTACAGCATCGTGGTAGCAGCCATGAGCCGAGGGTGGGCCAAGAACGGCGAGGACAAGGCTGACTGAGGCGCACAGAGGGAGCCACTGATCAGATGCTGTCAAATCACTCAATGTGGTTGCCATGGAACGCTGTACATTAGCTCTGTGAGTGGGGTCGCATAGCGTAGCAGATGCATGGTGTGGTTACTCTTTACAATTGGATCGACCAATCGCAGAGTTTATTTCCTTTGCTGTGGATGTTTCGCAACCAGGCAATGCTGCTGTACATCTGTGAGGGTCTGAGCCAGTTCTCCTCAGTCTGGACCTGTAACCATCTGAGCGCCTCACACTGAGAAAAAGCAACAACTGTTGAGTCTCTTTGTATATAACGGTTTTTATATCTACTGCAATGATAACAGTAACTGTAGTGGTCTTTGTGCTGTATCTTAAAAGAGTTGCACAGTTGTGAAACACTAGATATTATATTTAGGCATCACACACTACTCAAACTGTAATGGTTACTGTGGCCAGCATGGGCAGCTCTCTATCTAACTGGA
It contains:
- the ngb gene encoding neuroglobin encodes the protein MEKLSGKDKELIRGSWESLGKNKVPHGVIMFSRLFELDPALLSLFHYSTNCGSTQDCLSSPEFLEHVTKVMLVIDAAVSHLDDLHSLEDFLLNLGRKHQAVGVNTEAFAMVGESLLYMLQCSLGQAYTAPLRQAWLNMYSIVVAAMSRGWAKNGEDKAD